The genomic interval TGCTCGAGGGAGAGCAAGTTGGACCCCGAATAGTTGGTGAAAGCGATGCCGATCGTGTAGGCAAGAGGGAAGATGATAAAAACAACCATGCCTGCCACACCGGGGAAGATATAGCGGTGGGCATAGGTCTTCTTGTTCATGAAGACATAGAGACCGACGGAAACGACCACCAGATCGAGCAGGGCAAACACCCACTCGCCGCTGGCATACATCATCACGGCCGCATAACCATTAAGCACTGCAATCAGTGCCGCCATGGTCCACTTCAGCCAGACGTACTTGTCTTTCTTCGGACCGGCATAGGATTCGATAGAAGGTACAACTTCCATGCCAATTAACCTTTATTGCGCCAAGAGAGATTGGAGAGAGTGGGAGGCCCGAAGGCCTCCCTGGTGCTAGCTTACTGGACGATGCGCTTGGCAGCGGTATCCAGGGCTTCGTCAACGCTCTGACGGCCAGAGGTGACGTTCTTGAGGGCTGTTTCGAAGGAAGACCAGAAACGGCTCATCTCGGGCACGGACGGCATCGGCTCGCCATTCTGGGCGTTCTGCATGGTGGCCTTGATGTTGGGGTCGGTTTCCAGGGTCTTCTGGAAGGACTTCAGCGCCACGGCACCCAGCGGCTTGTCGGCGTTGACCGGCGCCAGACCGGCATCGGTCAGCAGGTAGTTTTCCAGGAACTCGATGGCCAGATCCTTGTTCGGGCTGGCGGCGTTGATGGTGGCACCCAGTACGCCGACGAAGGCCTTGGCCGGATTACCCTTCAGGGTCGGCAGCGGCGCTACACCGTACTTGATACCGCTCTTGTCCAGGTTGCTCCAGGCCCAGGGGCCGTTGATCATCATGGCCACTTCGCCCTTGTTGAACTTGGCATCCATGACGCCGTAGTCGATGCCCTTCTCCAGGTGACCGGACTTGATCATCTCGGAGATGTAGCCGACGCCGGCCTTGGCACCCGCGTTGGCCACGCCGGTGTCTTTCACGTCATAACCGGTGGCGGTCTTCTTAAAGGCATAACCACCGTTTGCAGCCACCAGGGGGTAGCTGAAGTAGGGGGTGTCATAGGCCCACATGATGGCGCGCTTGCCATTTTTCTTCAGGTCTTCGTCGATCTTGGCGATCTCTTCGAAGGTCTTGGGCGGATTGGGCAACAGATCCTTGTTGTAAATCAGGCTGACGGCTTCCACCGCGACCGGGTAGCCATAGGTCTTGCCATCGACAGTCATGGCGTCCCAGGCGAACTGCTCGAACTTGGCCTTGGTGGCGGCGTTCGGAGTCACTGGCACCAGCAGACCGGCCTTGACCCACTCACCGTAACGGTCGTGAGCCCAGAAGAAGATGTCCGGGCCGTTGCCGGTGGCGGCGGCTTGCTGGAACTTCACTTCTACCTGGTCCGGGTGCGCGACGGTCACCTTGATGCCGGTCTCGGCTTCAAACTTCTTGCCTACTTCGGCCAGGCCGTTGTAGCCCTTGTCACCGTTGATCCAGATGGTCAGCTGACCTTCGTCAATAGCAGCAGTGGCTGAGCAAGCCACACCCAGGGTAGCCAGACCGATCAGGGATGACAGCAATTTCTTTTTCATGAGCCTTTCCTTGTATTAGTTCCGCGCTGTAAGAGCATTGTGTGCGAGATGAATATTATCCCAAGCCTGCAACGCCTCACATGACACGCCTCGCATTTTTGAAATGCAATTACGTATTTTCTTCCAGAAAGTTATGAAAACATTTTCTTATTTCAGCGACTTATCGGGATTTGTCGCCATATTTTTGGCCTTCCATGGAAAATAAATTACCAAAAAGAAATAAATTTACACCATTGAAAGGGGTTTCACCCCATTGAAAACCCTTTCAACTCCATTATTTTGTTTAATGTGTTAACAAAAGTACCAAGCCGGATTCCAGGTTCATCTCCCCCTTAAATAAAAAGGCACCGGAGCGAACTCCGGTGCCTTTTTGCCAGAAATGGTGACTGGATCACATTATGACTGGCGCAGCAGCTGATCCTTGAGGTTGGGCGGCACGCCACGGATGGTCAGGGTGTCCGTCTGAGGATCGTAGAAAACCCGGCTGTTCAGCAATTTCTGCTCGAAGCTCAGGGTGAGGCCGCCACCGGAGCCGACAAACTTGGTCAGGCCGCGCAGGGTGGAGCGATCGGCCGGGAAGCGATCTTCCAGCTCATATTCCTGACCGATGAAGCTGTAGAAATCGAGATCGCCATCGCCAGGCAATTCTGCCGACAGCTCCTTGATTTCGATCTCTTCACCGGCGCTCGCCTGCTCGGTGCAATATTTGAAGACCTGCTTCTTGTAATCATTGCGCTCGGCGGGTTCGAGCTGGCGGCTGTCGCAGTAATCGTCCACCGCCTGCAGCAAGCCTTTATTCTGCACCTTGGCATCCATGCCCTCCCGGGCACCGAGCAGATCCATGAAAAAATCCCCCAGCTTGCGGCCGACCCGCCCCTTGCTGAAGGTGATATAACGGCGAGAATCTGCTTGAGTTTTCCATTCGGTCAGATCGATGCGGGCCACCAGGTTGAGTTTGCCGATATCCAGGTAATGAATGTGACGCAGGTCCAGCGCCTCGCTGACGGTGACGCTCTCCTTGCCCTCCAGCAGGGCAATCATCAGATAATCAACCCCGACATAGTTGTATTTGGCAATCAGCAGCACGCCCTGCTCGTCCAGGGCGTGCTCCACCAGCTGCTTGACCAGCATCTGGGTCAGGGTGATGGAGAAGGGGACGAATTCGGTCTGCTCGCCAAGCAGCTGTTCGAGGGCGATGCGAAAGGCCGGAGACGGCTGCTTGGGAGCCTCTTCACCTTCTGCCAGCTCGGCGACGGCGGCTTCCGGGTCGGCAAAGAAACCGAAGCCCTTGCCACCCTTGCCGTTGTAGATGCGATGCAGTTCTGCCATCAGCCCTTGCACCGCCTCGTCGGCAGGCAGAGTCTGGCTGCGGGTATCGGCGTGCGGCTGACCGTCATTGCCGGCGCGCAGGGAGTGAAGAATGATCTTGTCGATATCGAGACTCATGTCACAAAGCCATAGTGTTAGCCGAAAGGGTGAAGTATTATAAGGCGCTTTGAACCGAGATGAACCCAAGATTATGCCCATCGTATCAAAGTACAATAACGAGCAGTTTGACGCCCTGATGAACGACCTGATCACCGCCCTGGAGAAACACAAGGCGCCGGTGGATCTCAGTCTCATGGTGCTTGGCAACCTGACCACCAACATCATCAACGGTATGGCCCCGGCCCAGCGTCAGGCGATCACCGAGAAGTACATCCAGGCGCTCACCGCCTCGGTGGATCATCGCCACGATGCTCACTGAGTTTCTTCGCATTCTTTGATGTTTTTCAAGCAGATGGATCATTATGGTCGAAACCGGCAACCCCTATCGTGATAACGTCTCTCGCCTGATCACCTGGGGGCATTGGTTCTCCTTCTTCAACATCATCCTGGCCATGCTGATCGCGACCCGCTATCTGGGTTCCATCAGCTGGCCATCGACCACGCTCGGGGTCACCTATCTCATCATCAGCTGGATAGGTCATTTCTCGTTCCTGAGCTTCGTCACCTATCTGCTGACCGTCTTCCCCCTGAGCTTCGTGCTGCCCAGGGAGAAGCCCCTGCGCTTCATTTCGGCCATCATCGCCACCCTGGCGCAGGTGCTGCTGCTCATCGATACCCAGGTCTTCCAGCTATTCAAGTTCCACTTGAATGGTCAGGTGTGGCAACTGCTGCTGGATCAGGCCCAGACCGAAGAGGGCTCTATCTGGAGCATCATCTTCGTCGCCGTGCCCACCATCTTCCTGCTGCAATTGCTGCTGTCGGCCTATGTGTGGCGCAAGATCAACAAGCGCAAACGCCGCCAGTACGGCAATCAGGTGGGGCTGGCCCTGCTGGTCTGCTTCATGCTGACTCACCTGGTCAACAGCTGGGCCGATGCGACCCTGTATCAACCCATCACCATGCAGCGCGCCAACTTCCCCCTCTCCTACCCCATGACAGCCCGAAGCTTCCTGGCCAAGCATGGCTGGCTCGATCTCGAGCAGTATGAGAAGAAGGCCGAGAACCAGGGCAGCGCCGAGCATCGGCTGCTCTATCCCCTGCGCCCCCTCAGCGTGAGTGCGCCGAGCGAGCACAAGAACCTGCTGGTGGTGGTGGTCGACTCCCTGCGGGCCGACATGCTCAACAACATCAACATGCCCAATCTGCAGCGCTATGCGGATCAGCACCTCAACTACAGACGCCACATGAGTGGCGGCAACGATGATGCCATGGGGATGTTCGGCCTCTTCTACGGGCTGCCCGGCCACTACTATGGCGATATCCGTGCCGACAAACGCCCGCCGGTGCTGTTCGACGAGATGCTGCGCCAGGACTACCAGTTCGGCCTGTTCGGTGCGCTGGAAGACGCCAAGCAATATCAGCAGAGCCTGCTCGCCGGCCTGCGCAAGCAGGTGTTTGTCTCCCGCCAGAGTGATGACACTCGCCTCATCGGCGACTGGCAGCAGTGGCTTGGCACCCGCACCGCGGACAGGCCCTGGTTCTCCCTGGTCTA from Aeromonas rivipollensis carries:
- the malE gene encoding maltose/maltodextrin ABC transporter substrate-binding protein MalE; this translates as MKKKLLSSLIGLATLGVACSATAAIDEGQLTIWINGDKGYNGLAEVGKKFEAETGIKVTVAHPDQVEVKFQQAAATGNGPDIFFWAHDRYGEWVKAGLLVPVTPNAATKAKFEQFAWDAMTVDGKTYGYPVAVEAVSLIYNKDLLPNPPKTFEEIAKIDEDLKKNGKRAIMWAYDTPYFSYPLVAANGGYAFKKTATGYDVKDTGVANAGAKAGVGYISEMIKSGHLEKGIDYGVMDAKFNKGEVAMMINGPWAWSNLDKSGIKYGVAPLPTLKGNPAKAFVGVLGATINAASPNKDLAIEFLENYLLTDAGLAPVNADKPLGAVALKSFQKTLETDPNIKATMQNAQNGEPMPSVPEMSRFWSSFETALKNVTSGRQSVDEALDTAAKRIVQ
- the yejK gene encoding nucleoid-associated protein YejK yields the protein MSLDIDKIILHSLRAGNDGQPHADTRSQTLPADEAVQGLMAELHRIYNGKGGKGFGFFADPEAAVAELAEGEEAPKQPSPAFRIALEQLLGEQTEFVPFSITLTQMLVKQLVEHALDEQGVLLIAKYNYVGVDYLMIALLEGKESVTVSEALDLRHIHYLDIGKLNLVARIDLTEWKTQADSRRYITFSKGRVGRKLGDFFMDLLGAREGMDAKVQNKGLLQAVDDYCDSRQLEPAERNDYKKQVFKYCTEQASAGEEIEIKELSAELPGDGDLDFYSFIGQEYELEDRFPADRSTLRGLTKFVGSGGGLTLSFEQKLLNSRVFYDPQTDTLTIRGVPPNLKDQLLRQS
- a CDS encoding DUF1414 domain-containing protein, with protein sequence MPIVSKYNNEQFDALMNDLITALEKHKAPVDLSLMVLGNLTTNIINGMAPAQRQAITEKYIQALTASVDHRHDAH
- a CDS encoding DUF3413 domain-containing protein, which gives rise to MVETGNPYRDNVSRLITWGHWFSFFNIILAMLIATRYLGSISWPSTTLGVTYLIISWIGHFSFLSFVTYLLTVFPLSFVLPREKPLRFISAIIATLAQVLLLIDTQVFQLFKFHLNGQVWQLLLDQAQTEEGSIWSIIFVAVPTIFLLQLLLSAYVWRKINKRKRRQYGNQVGLALLVCFMLTHLVNSWADATLYQPITMQRANFPLSYPMTARSFLAKHGWLDLEQYEKKAENQGSAEHRLLYPLRPLSVSAPSEHKNLLVVVVDSLRADMLNNINMPNLQRYADQHLNYRRHMSGGNDDAMGMFGLFYGLPGHYYGDIRADKRPPVLFDEMLRQDYQFGLFGALEDAKQYQQSLLAGLRKQVFVSRQSDDTRLIGDWQQWLGTRTADRPWFSLVYLSSPGDYQVPASLKGPFQPELTRFNPATAYRPENLQKLENRYKNSVFYTDQLLEQMLSQLQQQGLSEQTIVVITSNHGQEFNETQSNSWGYGSNYSPYQVQVPLVLAWPGVESQPQEQASSHLDLVPTLMKGMLGVRNPPRDYSTGRSLFDTSPRTWLLAGDQNDFAIYQDNTITQFNKQGDFELLDRNTYRPIKHGTPDMGAMIQVMNELNRFYRTP